The genomic window ACGAGGGGCTACTGTGTATCAAATATTAGGCTGTGCTTAATCTGTGAACCAACAGACAGGTTCTTCTCTTTCTGCAGTTTACATTCTTGGGTGGTGAGAGTTTGATGTTAAAGAGTCAATTATACAGTTAATGTCTTAATTACTCTTATGATAATGACAAGGTAAGGGAATTTCAAACCACTCTTCCTTTCTACCTCAAAGCAAGCCCTTGGGGAACTCAACTGTCACTGCTCTATTTGTAAAGTTTTTCATGGGAATCCCAGTGGGAAAGGAGATGAGGGCCACAGAAATAATAGAGGAGGGAAGTGGCAAGGGCCCCAGAGGCCCAGAAGCTTTATGACCAAGTTCTAGGGTTACTGGGTCATACCAATTGTTGacctaaagaaaaaaactgaggaaACTTAACATTAAGTAGAATATATTTGGGCAGGTTTTGAGGACAGCCTTCAGGAGCAaagattcaagttgccctgaaaATACACTCTGATTAGCAGCGGTTAcaaatagggttgtttgtttgtttgtttgttgtgttttggTTTTGAAGACAGTTTCACTAAGttacctgggctggtctcaaactgctgggcttccgcagtcttcctgctttggcctcgcaaagtgctgggattacaggtgcaagccaccacaaccagcccacaagtaggtttttaaaggaaaagaagattGGATGACATGAAGATATTGAAAAAAAACAGGCtgactctgggcacactgcctaggAGTTAGCCCTGCTCTGGAAGgagccacaaaaagaaaaaaaagaaaaaagataaaaattttttaaaatattgaaaaaataaaacataaaggaaaagaagaggcagtTCCTAAATTGTTTACCAGAAGTTTACATTAGAATAACAAGCTATTGATCTGCTATACATTGTTCTTTGTCTCACAGATACTATGCACATGAAGATAATGGGTAAAGCAGCACCCTAGTCAGATACAAAATGCCTTTAAGCAGTTGCCTCCAGGCATGGGCCCTAATTAGGTTCCATACTCACTTCTCTCTGAGCCTGATAAATTTTGCCTGCTTCGCATAGCACAGATTGCTATGAGCtacttttcctttctcactatGATAAACGTTAATTTTTATAGTTGCAgttcattttgtaaaaaatagggaagaaaagaaaaattgaatttataaattagatacagtgagagattaacaacaataacataaTAGCATGATTATAACAATAGGCTGGGCGTGActtgcctataatctcaacactttcagaggccaaggccagcaatcacttgaggtcaggagttcgagaccagcctggtcaacatggccaaaccctgtctctaactaaaataataatgataataataaattggccaggcatggtggcgtgtgcctgtaatcccagctactcgagaggctgaagcaggagaatcacttgcagtgagccaagattgtgccactgcagttcaacctgggcaacagagcgagactcaaaataAAATAGCACAATTCTAACAATATGCCACCATCACTGCTGATAAACTGGATAAGAGGGGACTGGtgtcacataaaatttaccatctaaaaaacatttttaggccgtgcacagtggctcacgcctgtaatcccagcactttggaggccgaggtgggaggattacctgaagtcaggagttcgagatcagcctggccaacatagtgaagccctgtctctactaaaaatacaaaaattaggccaggccgggtggctcacgcctgtaattccagcactttgggaggccgaggcaggtgtatcacctgagggcaggagtttgagaccagcctgacaaacatggtgaaaccccatctctattaaaaatacaaaattatggccgggtggggtggctcacgcctgtaatcccagcactttgggaggccgagacgggtggatcacgaggtcagaagatcgagaccatcctggctaacatggtgaaaccccatctctactaaaaaatacaaaaaaaaactagccaagcgaggtggcaggcgcctgtagtcccagctgctcgggaggctgaggcaggagaatggcgtgaacccgggaggcggagcttgcagtgagctgagatccggccactgcactccagcctgggcgacagagcgagactccatctcaaaaaaaaaaaaaacaaaatgaaccgAGCATGGTGGTATATGACTATAAccccccgctacttgggaggctgaggcaggagaatgggttgaacccaggaggcggaggttgtagttagccgagatcctgccattgcactccagcctggacaacaagagcaaaactccatctaaaaaaaaatacaaaaattagcagggcatggtggcgtgttcctgtagttccagctactcgggaggcagaggtgagagaaatgcttaaacctgggaggtggaggctgcagtgagctgagatcacgccactgcactccagcattggcgacagagtaagactccatctaaaaattaaaaaataaaataaaaaacatttttaagtgtataatttaatGGTAAATACTTCCATCATGTGCAGTCATCAGTCACCATAactcatcttgtaaaactgaaactttgtatccatTAAAAAGTAGTTCTCCATTCCCTCCACCCCCTAGCCCTTGGCAAGGACCATTgtcctttctttctctataaatttgactaagTACCTCATCTAAGTataatcatacagtatttatccttttgtgactggcttatttcacttagcataatgtccttaaggttcatctatgttgtagcatgtcagaatttctttcctttcaccTGGGCAGCgtaccaagaccccatctctaaaagcagtttaaaagaatttttcaaaggccaggcccagtgactcacacctgtaatcctgtacTTTctggggaggatcgcttgacaccaggagttcaagaccagcctgggcaaaatggcaagacctcttttctaccaaaaaaaaattaagaaaacattagttgggcattgtgacatgtgcctgtaatcccagcttcccaggaagcagaggcaggaggatggctcgAGCCCAGTTCAAGGCCgaagtgagccatggtcatgccactgcactccagcctgggtaacataatgagaccttatctcttaaaaaaagtatatctttccttttaatggctgaatgtCATTCCATTGCGTATAAatgccacattttgcttatccattcatctgtcagtggcACTTGCGTTGCTTCGCACTCAGCTGTTGTGAATGGTCCTGCTGTGTACATGGCCACATATAAAAGGACTTTTAACTTTGTTCagctttgttttctcatctgtaaaatggaaaagggCCTGCTCTGCATAGTTGCAGAGATAAGTGAGTGTTAGTGTGCTTGACACTCTTCCTCTGAGGAAATAGCACCCATGGTTGCCACTTTGTGGCTACTGGAGCCTCACATGGCATTTGGAGGTGTGGCTCACTATCCCACCCCCGCCTGGGGCTCCAGGCTAACCCAGGCAAAACTGTAGGTGCTCTCTGACCCTCAGTGTGCTCCCTCTCGGCCCGCAGCCCCCGGTCCCTGAGAAGCGGCCCCCTGAAGTACAGCATTTCCGCATGAGTGACGATGTCCACTCACTGGGAAAGGTGACCTCAGGTCAGTCCTATACCCCACCCCCGGTGGCTTGATGTGGCCTGTTCTGAAGGTTTCAGTGATAGACCCCACaccattctctctcttcttccagaTGTGGCCAAAAGGAGGAagctgaactcaggaggtggccTGGTGAGCAGCAGAGGCAGAGCCTCTACCCCGGGGGGCTGCTCTGAGGGAGGCTCAGAAGTGGGTCTGCATCCCATCCTCAATAGAAATGGGCAGGGTGTCAGTGGCCTCAATTTTTCTGATCTTTTTCTAGTCGGAGGAGTTAGGTTCTGCCCGGCGTTCAGAAGTGACCCTGGCGAAAGGGGACTCCGGGTCCCTGGAGGAGTGGGAGACGGTGGTGGGTGATGACTTCAGTCTCTACTATGATTCCTACTCTGTGGATGAGCGCGTGGACTCCGACAGCAAGGTGAGGCAGAGCTGGTCCGCCCTCCCCGCCAGTGCTCCCCCAGGGCTGGGGTTTACTGTCCAGTCTTCCTTGttccctgtttttctcctttctgtccTTTTTACCTCTGAACATCCACTAAGTCATTGCCCCATGCTGTCTGTAACTCCTTTTTTTGGgagggggagacagagtcttgctctgtctcccaggctggagtgcaatatcacaatctgggctcactgcaacctctgcctccagggttaaagcaattctcctgcctcagcctcccaagtcgctgggattacaggcgcccaccaccacgcccggataatttttgtatttttagtagagacggggtttccccttgtgggccaggctggtctctaactcctgactttagttgatccacccatctcggcctcccaaagggttgggattacaggcgtgagccaccgcacccaactgcAACTCATTTTCAATGTACGCTCTGCCCATTTCATCCACAAAGGTGGCCACCACCCTGCACATTGGATttacgattttttttttatcagctaATGAAATGATCATTAAACAAACATgtactgtttaaaaaaagaaaacaaaaaaggaaatgaccAGAGAGCactttttttaaacatacattatactgtttatataaaattcaaaagcattccattgtcatttatttgcttattcgTTGCTCTTTGTCTGGTTTTATCTTATGTTTGCCTACACAGTAGAATGTTTAGTCTGTctagttttgccttttatttaaCGTTTTATCATGAAAACTTGCAAGCATTATCAAAAGAGTAGAATAGGAAATCCCCGTGTACCCATCACACAGCTCCAGCCATTATCAGTACACAGCCCATCTTGACCCATCTGTACttctcccaacacacacacgtaCTAGGTTATTTTAAAGCAAGTCCCAGACCTTGTATCATTTTACGTAAatgtatttccatatatatatataaaaatataaggcCTCTTTTTGTCGTTCAACATCACTACACTACTGTTTTCACAcctaaaaaaaattactgatttctttttttttttttttttttttttttgagacggagtcttgctctgttgcccaggctggagtgcaggggccggatctcagctcactgcaagctccgcctcccgggttcaagccattctcctgcctcagcctcccgagtagctgggactacaggcgcctgccacctcgcccggctagttttttgtattttttagtagagacggggtttcaccgttttagccaggatggtctcgatctcctgacctcgtcatctgcccgtctcggcctcccaaagtgctgggattacaggcttgagccaccgcgcctggcctactgaTTTCTTAATACCATCAAATATCCTGTCAGTCTTCACATTTCCTCAGCTCTCATAAATGGGTTTTTGTCAAGATCCAAATGAGGCCCGCACCTTGATTTGATTAACATTTGTCTTAggtcggccgggcgtggtgactcacgcctgtaatcccagcactttgggaggccgaggcgggcggatcacatgaggtcaggagttcgagaccagcctgaccaacatggagaaaccccgtctctactaaaaaaatacaaaattagctgggcgtggtggtgcatgcctgtaatcccagctactcaggaggctgaggcaggagaatcacttgaacctggaaggcggaggttgcagtgagccaagatcgtgccattgcactccagcctgggcaacaagagcaaaataccatctcaaaaaaaaaaaaaatttgtcttagGTCTCTCTTGGTATTTAGGTTTCCccatcttctttttgtttgtttgtttgtttgtttgtttttgtgttttgagatggagtctcacactgtggcccaggctggagtgcagtggcacgatcttggctcactgcaagctccgcctcctgagttcaagcaattctcctgtctcagtctcccaagtagctggaattataggcacccgccaccacacccagctcatttttcgtatttttagtagagacaggatttcactatgttggccaggctggtctcaaactcctgatcttgtgatctgcccacctcagcctcccaaagcactggaattacaagcatgagccaccacacctgcctggTTTCCccatcttctaaaaaaaaaatttctggccaggcgtggtggctcacgcttgtaatcccagcactttgggaggcaggtgggtcacctgaggtcaggagaccagcctggccaacatggtgaaaacccatccctaataaaaatacaaaacttagctgggtgtggtcgcaggcacctgtaatcccagctacttgggaggctgaggcaggagaattgcttgaacccagaggtggaggttgcagtgagctgagatcacactattgcactgcagcctgggcaacaagagcgaaactcaataaataaataagaaagacatttttttcttgccatttatTTGTCAAACCAGGTCAGTTGTATAGAATTTTTCACATTCTGTATGACGTTGGCTGTTTGGGTAGAGATTGACACATCCTCTCTGCCCATATTTCTTGTAAACTGGTAGATCTAGAGGCGTAATCGACTTCAGGTGCCAAGAAGACTTGACAGTGGGTGCAAGTGCTTCTGGCCACATCACATCAGGATGCATGGAACATCTCATATGGTCATTTTTCTTAGTGATAAGATTGACCAGTGGGTTCAGGTGATGGCAgcctgaacatttcatataaaatttcTCATGAGCTTCATGTCTAGTGTTTTTAGCAACCATTGGTGGTCTTGCCTGTTTATGAACATCATAAAAGGGGGATCAAACTATGTTTATCTTCTggtacttgttttttgttttttaatttaatgtcaCATTACCAAGATCTGTGTACATTGCTGTCTATAACTGTGGCACCTTTTTCACTACTGTGTAATAGTCCATGCACCCTCTCTTTATGTGgccctttttctcctctcctacCCACACTCATCTTCCCCAGCAGCCATCTGTGGGTAGTGGCGGGGggcaatggtggtggtggtttttttaaTCTATCTCATTGTCTGAGTCCTGGGGATTGGATATGTCCTGTTCTGCCTCTCTCCCAGTCTGAAGTTGAAGCTCTAACTGAACAACTaagtgaagaggaggaggaagaagaggaggaagaagaagaggaggaagaggaggaggaagaggaagaagaagaggaagatgaggagTCAGGGAATCAGTCAGATAGGGTAAGAGACGGAGGCTGATATCTCCAGAGGAGTGGGAGACTGTGGGGCTGGTGGTCTGGTCCTGAAGGTGTTGGGGGGCCCCCTTGGGGTGAGGGTTCgtaactcctcctcctcccccttcccagAGTGGTTCCAGTGGCCGGCGCAAGGCCAAGAAGAAGTGGCGAAAAGACAGCCCATGGGTGAAGCCATCTCGGAAACGGCGCAAGCGGGAGCCTCCGCGGGCCAAGGAGCCACGAGGTAAGGAGGCTCTGCTGCTTTTGGGtgccctcctccagcccccgCCCAGCCCCCAgagtgtgtgcacgcacacacacgctcTCGCATGTCCACCTGCATGTACCCACGCGTCCAGGCACCTGTGAGCTCgcactctcactctctctgtctctgtgtcagGAGTGAATGGTGTGGGCTCCTCAGGCCCCAGTGAGTACATGGAGGTCCCTCTGGGGTCCCTGGAGCTGCCCAGCGAGGGGACCCTCTCCCCCAACCACGCTGGTAATTGCCAATTGCCGGGACAGGGAGCCACTAGGGGGCAACCTCAGGgcaggagggaaagggaaggaggggaacCACGCCAGAGCCGGGGTGTCCATGGCCAGGCTTTAGGGGTTCTGGGGCATGGGGGTGAGGTAGGGAGGGAGTGACAGGACCCGCCAGGGGTCCCAATGGGTGAAGTTCAGGGCCTCCCTCAGCTCCTCTTTTTCTCCGTCCAAGGGGTGTCCAATGACACATCTTCGCTGGAGACAGAGCGAGGGTTTGAGGAGTTGCCCCTGTGCAGCTGCCGCATGGAGGCACCCAAAATCGACCGTATCAGCGAGAGGGCGGGGCACAAGTGCATGGCCACCGAGAGTGTGGACGGAGAGGTGGGGCCGTGGGCTGGTGGGAGAGGTGCCAGGGCGTCCAGTCCCGGGCCCCAGCCTCACCCTTTCTTCTCACCCATCCTCACCACGCACAGCTGTCAGGCTGCAATGCCGCCATCCTCAAGCGGGAGACCATGAGGCCATCCAGCCGCGTGGCCCTGATGGTGCTCTGTGAGACCCACCGCGCCCGCATGGTCAAACACCACTGCTGCCCGGGCTGCGGCTACTTCTGCACGGCGGTGAGTGACCAGTGGGGCAGACAGGTAGAATGCCCCATGGCAGACGGGGCCCCGGCAACCTGACCATGTCGTTTCCCTGCTCCCAGGGCACCTTCCTGGAATGCCACCCTGACTTCCGTGTGGCCCACCGCTTCCACAAGGCCTGTGTGTCTCAGCTGAATGGGATGGTCTTCTGTCCCCACTGTGGGGAGGATGCTTCTGAAGCTCAAGAAGTGACCATCCCCCGGGGTGATGGGGTGACCCCACCGGCTGGTGCTGCAGCTCCTGCACCCCCACCCCTGTCCCAGGATGCCCCCGGGAGAGCAGACACTTCTCAGCCCAGGTACTGGCCTCCCCCTTCTCTACTGTCTGTTCCCTGCCCCATCACTATTGTTCCTGGACATGAGCTCCTTCTTCCACAGCGCCCGGATGCGAGGGCATGGGGAGCCCCGGCGCCCACCCTGCGATCCCCTGGCTGACACCATCGACAGCTCAGGGCCCTCCCTGACCCTGCCCAATGGGGGCTGCCTTTCAGCCGTGGGGCTGCCACTGGGGCCAGGCCGGGAGGCCTTGGAAAAGGCCCTGGTCATCCAGGAGTCAGAGAGGTGAGTGGGGAGTTGTTCAGGCACAGTAACtggggctgaggccagaggagcaGTGTCAAGACTGATGCTGGAATCTGAGGAgctccccttctctccccactcccGTGCTCCCTTGGCAGGCGGAAGAAGCTCCGTTTCCACCCTCGGCAGTTGTACCTGTCCGTGAAGCAGGGCGAGCTGCAGAAGGTGATCCTGATGCTGTGTGAGTGCCACCTATTCCTTCAGCAGACCTTGACCAAGTTCCATGTATATACCAGGCACTGGGCACAGGGCCAGGAGTAGTCATGAAGGATATAGTCCTTGCCCTGAAGGACTTAGTGTGGTGGGGAAAAGACACACATAACCCGTGACGATGGGAACGGTGGTGACTCATAGGTGCTGGGTCCTGTTCTGAGTGCTTATACTTGTTAGCCTTGGCTTGCACAGGGAGGTTAGGGACGTTGCACAGTGCACAGCGGTACTGAGAAGCAAGGCAGGGTTTGAATTCAGGCAGAGCTGATGCCTTTGACTCCTTATTCTGATAAATGCCGTGgtggaggcaagcccagagaatgCCAGGAGGGGCCCTGACCCAACTTGGGGCTCTGAGAAGCCTTCCTGAAAGAAGTGCCACCTGCCCCCTAGCTTGCTTACCACTTGTCCCTCCCTCTCCCGGTGTGGCGGGCTCTCCCCGCAGTGGACAACCTGGACCCCAACTTCCAGAGCGACCAGCAGAGCAAGCGCACGCCCCTGCATGCAGCCGCCCAGAAGGGCTCCGTGGAGATCTGCCATGTGCTGCTGCAGGTCAGCACGGGCCCGGCCCCATGCCTCATTCACCAGGCCCTTaggcccctcccctgccccatgcCTCCCTGGTGCCAGCCCTCCTGCCCCCTCACAGGCTGGAGCCAACATAAACGCAGTGGACAAACAGCAGCGGACGCCACTGATGGAGGCCGTGGTGAACAACCACCTGGAGGTGGCCCGTTACATGGTGCAGCGTGGTGGCTGTGTCTATAGCAAGGTGTGCATGCAGGCAGCAGGGCGTGGCCCCGGAGTCAGGGACCAGGTTTGGGGTGCCAGCCGGAGACTCATTTGCCCATGTCTCCCTCAGGAGGAGGACGGCTCCACCTGCCTCCACCACGCAGCCAAAATCGGGAACTTGGAGATGGTCAGTCTGCTGCTGAGCACAGGACAGGTGGACGTCAACGCCCAGGTCAGTGGCCCACCCAGCGCAGCTCCTCCGGCTCCCTGGTGCCTGGGTTCCTTGGCTCGGCCTCAGACTTTGGGCCCCCTTTCTACATCTGACCTCTGGCCCTTTCACTCTGCCTCAGGCCGCTTGTGTCTGTCCCCCTTGCTTTCTTCctcatttgtatttctcttcattcttttctttttcttgtttctttctcttgatcAAGCTTCAGAATAATCAGTTCCTGCCTTCATCTCTGAAAGTGTCCAGTGAGGCTTTTTTAACTCTCAGGTTGTCATACATTGGATGTGTTTTCGTCATTTATTGGGATTCTTCTCAGTCTTTGAATTATTCCATCATTATCTAGGAGAAGCCCCTTCAAGAGGCCTCTGTGGCCGTGACATGACCCAGTGGCCTTTGAGAGCGTCCTGACCTTTCAGCACATTTCCTGCCCCTGACTCAGCATCCACCATTTCTCTAAGAAACTCTGCTTCCTTtatgggaaactttttttttcttttctttttttttttttttgagatggagtcttgctctgttgcccaggctggagtgcaattgcgtgatcttggctcactgcaacctccacctcctgggttcaagtgattctcttgcctcagcctcctgagtagctgggattataggcaccagccaccgtgcccagctaatttttgtatttttagtagagatggattttcaccatattggccaggctgatcttgaactcctgacctcatgatccacccacctcggcctcccagcgtgctgggattacaggcgtgatctgGCCACTGCGCCGGCCAGAAACATGTTTTAGAGAATAGTCTATGGACCTCGGAGTGTTTATTATTACTGGGTGGTCACTGCTTCTAGGACTTGTGAATGGGCAGACTGaggaaatttttgtttgttttttgttttaagagacagagtcttgctgtgtcacccaggctgaagtacagtagcAATTCACAgacagtcatagttcactgcattctcgaaatcctgggctcaagcgacacTCCCATCTCAGTcacatgagtagctgggactacaggcacgcgcctcCATGACCAGCTCCTGGCTGTATTTTTTGGAAAGAGAACAATTACTCACTTTACTTTCTCTCCGGCATCAGGCAGTAGGCACTACTAGTCCcattttttagatgaagaaactatGACCCAGAGACGTTAAGTGACTTACCCCGGGTCCCACAGCTCGTgaatggtggagctgggattcacaCACACAGCCAATCTTGACCATTTGCAGCTTTGGTGAGCAGGCCCAGCCGCCCCcaccctcactcccttcccacccACAGGACAGTGGGGGGTGGACGCCCATCATCTGGGCTGCAGAGCACAAGCACATCGAGGTGATCCGCATGCTACTGACGCGGGGCGCCGACGTCACCCTCACTGACAACGTGAGTGAGAGTTTGGTTGAGGTAGGGCAGCCCCAGGCCCCTGAGCAAGGTGGAGGCTGGATTCAAGGGCCCAGCTGCCTGCACCTCATCTGTTCCCCTCCTATCTCCACAGGAGGAGAACATCTGCCTGCACTGGGCCTCCTTCACGGGCAGCGCCGCCATCGCCGAAGTCCTTCTGAATGCGCGCTGCGACCTCCATGCTGTCAACTACCATGGGGACACCCCCCTGCACATCGCAGCCCGGGAGAGCTACCATGACTGCGTGCTGTGAGCCCCTGCCCCGCCCTTGATGCCCCTGCCCCCACTTCTTGCAGCCTCAGACCCCACATTGGGCACCTTGTCCCCTCTTCAGGTTATTCCTGTCACGTGGGGCCAACCCTGAGCTGCGGAACAAGGAGGGGGACACAGCATGGGACCTGACTCCCGAGCGCTCCGACGTGTGGTTTGCGCTTCAGCTCAACCGCAAGCTCCGACTCG from Macaca fascicularis isolate 582-1 chromosome 4, T2T-MFA8v1.1 includes these protein-coding regions:
- the EHMT2 gene encoding histone-lysine N-methyltransferase EHMT2 isoform X13; amino-acid sequence: MAAAAGAAAAAAAEGEAPAEMGALLLEKETRGATERVHGSLGDTPRSEETLPKATPDSLEPAGPSSPASVTVTVGDEGADTPVGATPLIGDESENLEGDGDLHGGRILLGHATKSFPSSPSKGGSCPSRAKMSMTGAGKSPPSVQSLAMRLLSMPGAQGAAAAGPEPPPATTSPEGQPKVHRARKTMSKPGNGQPPVPEKRPPEVQHFRMSDDVHSLGKVTSDVAKRRKLNSGGGLSEELGSARRSEVTLAKGDSGSLEEWETVVGDDFSLYYDSYSVDERVDSDSKSEVEALTEQLSEEEEEEEEEEEEEEEEEEEEEEEEDEESGNQSDRSGSSGRRKAKKKWRKDSPWVKPSRKRRKREPPRAKEPRGVNGVGSSGPSEYMEVPLGSLELPSEGTLSPNHAGVSNDTSSLETERGFEELPLCSCRMEAPKIDRISERAGHKCMATESVDGELSGCNAAILKRETMRPSSRVALMVLCETHRARMVKHHCCPGCGYFCTAGTFLECHPDFRVAHRFHKACVSQLNGMVFCPHCGEDASEAQEVTIPRGDGVTPPAGAAAPAPPPLSQDAPGRADTSQPSARMRGHGEPRRPPCDPLADTIDSSGPSLTLPNGGCLSAVGLPLGPGREALEKALVIQESERRKKLRFHPRQLYLSVKQGELQKVILMLLDNLDPNFQSDQQSKRTPLHAAAQKGSVEICHVLLQAGANINAVDKQQRTPLMEAVVNNHLEVARYMVQRGGCVYSKEEDGSTCLHHAAKIGNLEMVSLLLSTGQVDVNAQDSGGWTPIIWAAEHKHIEVIRMLLTRGADVTLTDNEENICLHWASFTGSAAIAEVLLNARCDLHAVNYHGDTPLHIAARESYHDCVLLFLSRGANPELRNKEGDTAWDLTPERSDVWFALQLNRKLRLGVGNRAIRTEKIICRDVARGYENVPIPCVNGVDGESCPEDYKYISENCETSTMNIDRNITHLQHCTCVDDCSSSNCLCGQLSIRCWYDKDGRLLQEFNKIEPPLIFECNQACSCWRNCKNRVVQSGIKVRLQLYRTAKMGWGVRALQTIPQGTFICEYVGELISDAEADVREDDSYLFDLDNKDGEVYCIDARYYGNISRFINHLCDPNIIPVRVFMLHQDLRFPRIAFFSSRDIRTGEELGFDYGDRFWDIKSKYFTCQCGSEKCKHSAEAIALEQSRLARLDPHPELLPELGSLPPVNT
- the EHMT2 gene encoding histone-lysine N-methyltransferase EHMT2 isoform X2, whose translation is MLRGCNGAGGPGRDFQQSGGPAPGADEGTRGWEVGGVGTEARVQPPAAPEWAAGAGAPGARVRGTRGRPPGWGAAGAGGVGARGPRGLGDKGGAARAAGRRGRGRGTEAPPPPPPLFSAPEMRGLPRGRGLMRARGRGRAAPPGSRGRGRGGPHRGRGRPRSLLSLPRAQASWTPQLSTGLTSPPVPCLPSQGEAPAEMGALLLEKETRGATERVHGSLGDTPRSEETLPKATPDSLEPAGPSSPASVTVTVGDEGADTPVGATPLIGDESENLEGDGDLHGGRILLGHATKSFPSSPSKGGSCPSRAKMSMTGAGKSPPSVQSLAMRLLSMPGAQGAAAAGPEPPPATTSPEGQPKVHRARKTMSKPGNGQPPVPEKRPPEVQHFRMSDDVHSLGKVTSDVAKRRKLNSGGGLSEELGSARRSEVTLAKGDSGSLEEWETVVGDDFSLYYDSYSVDERVDSDSKSEVEALTEQLSEEEEEEEEEEEEEEEEEEEEEEEEDEESGNQSDRSGSSGRRKAKKKWRKDSPWVKPSRKRRKREPPRAKEPRGVNGVGSSGPSEYMEVPLGSLELPSEGTLSPNHAGVSNDTSSLETERGFEELPLCSCRMEAPKIDRISERAGHKCMATESVDGELSGCNAAILKRETMRPSSRVALMVLCETHRARMVKHHCCPGCGYFCTAGTFLECHPDFRVAHRFHKACVSQLNGMVFCPHCGEDASEAQEVTIPRGDGVTPPAGAAAPAPPPLSQDAPGRADTSQPSARMRGHGEPRRPPCDPLADTIDSSGPSLTLPNGGCLSAVGLPLGPGREALEKALVIQESERRKKLRFHPRQLYLSVKQGELQKVILMLLDNLDPNFQSDQQSKRTPLHAAAQKGSVEICHVLLQAGANINAVDKQQRTPLMEAVVNNHLEVARYMVQRGGCVYSKEEDGSTCLHHAAKIGNLEMVSLLLSTGQVDVNAQDSGGWTPIIWAAEHKHIEVIRMLLTRGADVTLTDNEENICLHWASFTGSAAIAEVLLNARCDLHAVNYHGDTPLHIAARESYHDCVLLFLSRGANPELRNKEGDTAWDLTPERSDVWFALQLNRKLRLGVGNRAIRTEKIICRDVARGYENVPIPCVNGVDGESCPEDYKYISENCETSTMNIDRNITHLQHCTCVDDCSSSNCLCGQLSIRCWYDKDGRLLQEFNKIEPPLIFECNQACSCWRNCKNRVVQSGIKVRLQLYRTAKMGWGVRALQTIPQGTFICEYVGELISDAEADVREDDSYLFDLDNKDGEVYCIDARYYGNISRFINHLCDPNIIPVRVFMLHQDLRFPRIAFFSSRDIRTGEELGFDYGDRFWDIKSKYFTCQCGSEKCKHSAEAIALEQSRLARLDPHPELLPELGSLPPVNT